The Oncorhynchus keta strain PuntledgeMale-10-30-2019 chromosome 28, Oket_V2, whole genome shotgun sequence DNA segment AATTTAAAGGGATACGTTAGCCCTCTAAAAACACAGTCTAATGTTTTCCACCAAATAGATTTGTTTACATTTCTTTTAGAGGAGGACCATGTCAGATCTCTACCTTCCATGGCCGCACAAACTGAAAATGGGTTTTTACATCTGAAACAGTACCTCAAAGAGATGTCATCCATGAGACAAGCTGTGAACACAGGTCGTCCCTTGGTAATTTGCTTGAGGGACCAGGTATTTTAGCTACCTACTCAATAGGAATTACCTATCAATCTCTGAGCTCTGTTAAAAGCTTGGAACAGTTTTAATGTAACATCACGTTTTTGTATTTATTGTATTTAATAGGATAGACTTCCACCCCTACCAAAGAAAACCTCACCCAGATCTACTAATGACAAGATTGCGGCAGGTAGGCAGGCCTATGCTAACATTTGGAATATATCTGTCCCTTTACAAGTGGAGAAAGTAGCAACTGTTTGTGTTGTTGACAACTATGTTCTTCCCTTCGCTTCCCCTGTCCCCTGCTGATAAAGATATAGAATGCACCATGTCAATAAAGCAGCATGCTCCAGCAGAAGAGGAAATATTAAGGTGCGTAAAAGATTTTTAACAAATCACATTTTTTATTGCACCAACACTTTCTTAAATGGCTATCCTACAACCGTCCCTCAGGGCCGGCAATATCATATTTTACGTTTTATACAGAAGGATAAAATTCAGGAGGGACGAGCACATAATAGAGAAGCTTCAGTGGATCTACAAGATACTTTGTGGCTTAACCAACATGAGGAATAGAGACCTGAAAACACTGGTGAGATTTGCTTTATTTGTGTGTGACATTTAGTGTTCATTCATTGTTGTAATAAATGACACAATTGTACAGTAAAGTTGTGTATTTCTCACCAAGTTGCCTCTTGCAAGTGGGTATGTGAACATCATCATGAAAGACACAGATAAAACCAATGTTCTTTTGAAGAACTCTCAGAGGTAACCAAACTAAATCCATTTATATCACCTCTTACAATACCCATTGACTTACAAGACTTAAATAGCTAGTTTATGGTAACCTGCTTGATTTAACTGCATTCAAATAAAAgcaattttttatttaaatatttcAGATGTGATTCTATGTTGTCAGGTGTCTGATTCCATTTGCACCTGAGGACATGAACATCAACCCAGACTTGTGGGAGTCATTCATCAATCACCAAGACCAAGGCAGTAAAATTTCCACAGATTTTCATGGGAATACCGGTACTATCattgtttttaatgttttttgtttttgtttttcagaGCCAAAATCACCCTCCGCTAAGTTTGCTGGGTAAGAAAtctaatacatacagtacattggtTAAAATCTATatttcatttagcagacgctcttacccagagcaactagggttaattgccttgctcaagggcacatcggcagatggttttacctagtcggctcagggattcacaccagcaacctttcggttactgtcccaatacccttaaccactaggctacctgccacccctaatTAATAATGTATTTGCTAACTAAAGTTTAATGGTCAATTCCACCTTAAAACATTGCAGTTGTAAGCCTGTCCAGTTAGGACTCAGAAGGAAGGCAGGTCTAAAGGAGGTAGAGAATGAAACTGGGGACCTACCTCCTTGGCTGAACCTGCTCTTGGATGAGAACAGTTAGTACACAGCCATTTTGATTTGCAGTATAACAAATATATAAGAACCATATAATGACACTTCAGTATAAACGGCATATAACGGTTTACTTGGGTCTGAAAGTCAGATTGAAATAGTGATATTGACTATTTACTTTCCACAGCCACATATGAGAAGGATCCTCAGAAGTGAGTATCAGTGGCTAGTGTTTAAGACATTAATGAAACACGAGAGAGTAGAATATAGATATTCAATCTTCACATATTTTtttcagaccaaagaacagacaTGATATGCTGGAACGTGTCAGAACAAAGTTCATCGAAATTCAGAGATCTATGAACaatcagatggagacagacatgTTTGAGAAGAAAATGTAAGCGGTTGTAATGATTCCAATATAGGCCTGTGTAATGTTAGACTTTTCCtcgcatttaaaaaaaaaaatgtttgatcaAAACATAAATGCAAGTGAAAAAATGTACAGTATAGACTCGGTATGTTTCATTTGTTTTGTttagacacagagaggagagaatgaggactCTCCTGGATGCATTGATGGCCTCAAGGAAGGAGACAAGCCTACCTATGCTGCTCTCCTCACTAAAACATGAGCTCAGGGAACCAAAATCTGCGCTTTTATTTTGGCGAGTTTCAGTTCTATGTTACCAACATGTACAGTAACCTACTATGTCACTTATTCATGGGAAAATTCATGTGAAATACAGTAAATGTTGACATTGGTTGTCTTTTAGTTTACTTTTAAAATGTTTTCTTAGGTACGAAATCCTGAAGAGCGATGTCTCAGAATTGTCTGATGACAGGGACTTTGAGTACAGGACCATCCTGCAGAAGATTGGCCAATTCCACAACTTCTCTCACAAGAAGTTGCCCTACTCAAAGGTAATCATTCCAAATTCTCTGGAAGTGAATAGATTCATGGCAAATTTCATTTTGAACACTTGTGTCAGTGTATCAGAGTTTGTGGATTATTAGTGTAAGCCTGACCATTAGTGAAAAAATAAACCCTGTTATTGTTTATAGGAGAAATTTTGTCTCCTTGTACTCTCTCTGCCATCGAATCAGCTTCTGCAACCAGCCATGCAAGATGCTCTGATGTTCCTCACTGAGAACGTCTTCCAGCTCCTACCCCGACAACTCAAGCACTGGTATCAGTATCTCAAACTGCCCTTTTATGACGCCTCCTGACTCTTAAACTCAAGTCATCCTCAGAGGGCTGCCAGCCAATAGTTGTTATTTTAGTTTAAATGATATTAAATGTCATTTGTTTCAGACATATGGACACATCAGTCTTGTGTAATTGTTGTAGTTAGTCAGGCAAGGAACCACTGTGAACACTTGTCAGTTTTTAGAGACTTTCTTTAGTTTCACAATTTAAAATATTCAAGACAAAATTACATTCCTTTGAGATATATTAGCATTTAGCCTCTACAGCGTTTATATACAATATCTGCATTGAAATGCATAGTGGTATGGATATAAAGACATTCTACATGACATTTTAACAAAATATTAAGACTATACCAGCATAGTCGAAATCAAATATCACCTTCCATATAGTTCCAGGATAAAAACAAAACTTATTTGAAAAATAATACTGACATTACAGCACATTTCAAAGAACTGGATGGTATCCAAAGGAAACAACCCTGTCCATTCATCCTAAGTGAGCTGAAAGCCTATAGGCTATAGTGTAGAGACATTGCTGCTTAATTCAAGTTTGAAAGAAATAAATGGACCAAAGGAATGCATTacacaaaaaaaaagaaacattttGCAATGTAAACAATATGCTGTTATTCCTTCTATAGTGAGTCTGGTTCATTGAACAAAATAATCAAGCTGTTCTGAGCACACAAAGATGAAGAATTATCAGAATTCTCAACAACTCCTGATATCTATCTAGAACACAGGTTAATAAATTGTTTAGTACTTGGATTTATCTAAAGTTAACATTTAACAACAACGCTTAAAAATAATGTCATACAGCTAATAGGAGAGGACAAGTCCAGCATATCCTCATAAAGCAAGTACAGGCTACATTACAAAAAGTTATTAAAACAAATTATTTGATGACAGAATATGCATTTCACACATTTGTAACATACAGCATTCTCCAACAAAATACTTCCCAATTGCTGAAAGCATCAATATCTTTTGTCAAAGAAGTAATATATGTCATGAACAGCATCTAAGAATTCACAGATGTTTTTAACAGTGACAATAATTATTGATATCGTCGCCCATACCTGTAGGCCTATGTTTTTGAGGCAACATTTCTAAGCTCCCATATACTGTAGGTGCATGTTGACAGAAGTGGTTTCACTATTCAGATGAGTGAAGTCATTTAGTGTTAGTCAGTATTGGTATTAATAGTAGAGATAGTACCTGTAGTACGGCAATTTGAAAGAATTTAATAGTGGTTCTCATTTGTGAAGAACATTTACGAGTTGGGTATCTGAGAGGATTCCTAAAGTCAGGTTCTGAATATGAGGTGGATAGACACACTATTCAAATCTGTAATGATGTAAGGAAAGTGACTGTTGCACTCTTCAAGTACGACCTCCCAGACATCTCATCCATCTGTGGGCTACCTGAAGGAGTGTCTAAAATGTACACTCCTCCGCTTCAGCTTCTCTGGGTTGTGGGAGGCCATGTGAGAGAACTCTCGGAAGATGTCGAGGTAAGTAGTGTCTCCTGAAAAGGGATAGGAATGTAACAGAGCATTATCGTCAAGAATTGCATTTGAATTGATCTGGTAAATAACAGTAGGCCTGCCATAAAATAATGTGGAATTTGTGTGAAAAAACATGAAATTGATTGTTCAAAACCTgaaaaaattattttaaaaatgacAGACACTCGATTCTAGACAACACATTAGCAGAGGAACAAAACTATAGTCTAGGCTTCACCCAATCTATTACCAAATTATCAAGCTTTACTTTTCTGGTGACCATGGCGACCGCCAGTCAAACTCCTTTCTACCCGAGAAATTCTCAGCTAGACTAATTTAAAAAAGGAGGGAAGAAGAACATTCCAGTCTGTGGCTGTGTGTATCTATGATTATTTGGTATTTTATGATCAATGGGCAAATGAGCAGCACACCAACTACAAGGGCCAATTCACAGCCCTTTCAAATAAACGGTTGAGAATCGATTTATCAAACAAATTGAAAACATTTTATAAAGCGCTGAAACaagtgtaaaacattttttttatgggGCAAATTGGATTGACCATAGAAATAAATGTTGAATCCATACTGAGTTGAATGTTGGAGGACAGGTTTTCTCATCTCTGAAAATGTGTGGTATGTTGTTATATCTTCACCCGTAAGTGGTTGACTCATAAGTGCATTGCCAGTTCAGGTTAATGCAGTTAGTTGTAGTGACAGGGGGAGTGTTAAGTTGTAGTGACAGAGGGAGTGTTATAATAGTGCTATAGAAAGAACAGAAGAAATGAAGCAATAAGCAGCGGGAGAAGTTAGGTGTTGAATGAGACATCTTCCATTTATTTTCAGTATTTTCTCATTTTAGAAGACATTAGGAAAAGGAAATTAACATAAAGGTAGTGTAAGTTAATTAAAGATACAGAGTTCACAAACAATATACAAACAACATGTACAGAGGtaattagtaaaaaaaaaaattttttttaaagacaataCAGGAAAGTTTAAATTGGCATGTTTCAAGCAAGCAGTTTTAAGTGGTAATAATTGTTTAGCCTATTTACAGCATAGCAGTCACCTAGTCAACCTATGGTCTAGTCAATCCACTCACTCcgatactgtactgtacaacatGTAAACCTTTAGTGGCTTGACGCAAATCATTGGCATTTTTTGGTCATAACATTGTTCCCTAGATCTTTCATTGAGTCTAATATAATCTACTACTACTCTTTTTGTCATGTACTGCACAGTAGAAGCCAAAACTAGAATGACATTGATAGTTTAACAGACAtattcaaaagtttttttttttttactgcttaTTTATTTTCTGCTCATAAATTACTTGAAGAACGTAATGTGGTCTTTGGCTTGAAGTAAACTCGAGCAACCCAAACGCAATGTAAAAACATCAGTTGTTACTAGCCTACAGCAAGAACAACTCATGTAATTTCCTGATCAAGATGATTGCAGCTCTGGAACATGATGTAAACATGTGGTTAGGTCAGTAAGCAACTGCACAGTATCAAGGTAAACATGGAGGACTGGTCATCCTCTGACTGTGTGTACACAGGCTGTGCTTACATAACGGGGTATTATGTTGGTATTCAGGGGAGCTAGAAAGTTTTACATAGACCAAgctttctctcctgttctaaaTGGCCTGTCAAAGTCAAACTATGCCTGTATGTTATGGGGTAGTCTATCCAATATATCTGGTTCAGTTTGACAATAGACTACAGATCTAACCTTTACAATGTCCTACTATGTACAGTTGTCATGATTTGGCAGCACATTACACAGTTATCATTACACAATATATAAAATATTAACATACACGGATGAATGAAGTAAACAAAACCAACAGGGCTTTGAAAGACCTGGGCAACAGCAACCCATGCACTATTCAAGCAAGAAACCCAGAACAAATCTAATATTGTATAGCCATGATACATCAAACATAAGTCAATGTTTGGCAAACATACAAATACTGTAATACATGTCAGTTTAAATATTATATTAAAAAGGTCCGTCTCATTGCAGTTTGTAAGGTTTCTATTATAAGATTGTGAGTTGTGGTTGTCTTTTCCAAAAAGAGACATGAAGAAATGACGGTAAAGGTTAAGTGACCTTGTGTGTGAAACCTCAGGAAAATAAAATCTAACAAAATATTTCCAGTTTAAAAAAATACCATCTGCATCATATTGTTCAACATAATTTAAATACAGATACTCTGCATTTCTTGTATTATCATTGCACTATTGCTCTAGGCAGTTCGTAAATTATGGTAAAAACCTACACTAGTAAATTAAAATgccaaaaaataaattaaaatcatTATGGGTAGGAAAAGTGCATAACGTTGCTTTAAAATCCATGTAAAAGCTTTACTTTAATGTGTCTCCATCAAGACAAGTACACATTTATGACATATAATCCATATATCATCCATTCTCAATCACAGTTATTATTTAGCTTCATTGTTACCCCTTCAAATCACCCCTTTTCAAAACAACATGCGTGTACTAAAGAACCATCTCATGCCACAACACAGCTGGAGCAGAATTAATATGTTTGTAATAACTGACTAGATACAAAGACAACGACTTTCAGGCCTTAAAATGAATGTGTTTGAATGTCTGCTTTCATAGTCTACCCTTGACAAGACTGTGCTGATCTGGTATTCTTATATAAGCAGGTCGGTTGATGAtagttacagtgcattctgaaaataTTGAGACCCCTtgtatttttccacattttgttacattagaagccttattctaaaatggattcaataaattATTTCcttcattaatctacacacactacctcaatgacaaagctaaaattgttttttagaaatgttagcaaatttattaaaaataaaaaacagataccttatttacatctgttttcagaccctttgctatgagaatcgaaattgtgctcgggtgcatcctgtttccattgaccatcgttgagatgtttctacaacttcattggagtccacctgtggtaaactcaattgattggacatggtttggaaaggcgCACAATTGTTTATATAAATGTCCCACAATTGACATTGCATGttgagcaaaaatcaagccacgAGGCGGacggaattgtctgtagagctctgaggcaggattgtgttgaggcacatatctggggaagggtagaaaaacatttatgcagctttgaaggcctccatcattctttaatggaagaaggttggaaccaccaacctggtcgcccggccaaactgagcaattgggggagaaggaccttggtcaaggaggtgatcaaaaacctgatggtcactctgacagagcaccagagttcctctgtggaggaaaaactccccaaatacaggtgtaccaagcttgtagcgtcatacccaataagactgtaggctgtaatcgctgccgaaggtgcttcaacaaagtactcagtaaaagttctgaatatttatgtaaatgtgatatttccattaaTTTTTTATACGTTTGCAAAGAATTTTTTTAAAACTGCTTTttcttggtcattatggggtattgtgtgtcgactgatgagggggaaaaaatacttgaatactttccgaatgcactgtaatgtGCAACATATTGGCCGGATCTGGTCTTTGGTTAGGAGCGCACCACCCTACCTTGAAGACCACAAGCAAACACCTCTCCAAATAAATATAGAGCAGCTGAATTAACTTGGCTTGACATGGGTATAAGTAGGATACAGATGGTATAGTAAAGATGATTTAAATGAACTTATGAAGTCATATTAAAAACTTGGTCCCTAACCATTTGTGCCAAATGAACTAACTCTGAGCAAATTTTGCCATGAAGTCAACCGTACAGTTTGACATCATGACAGAGTTAATAATACTGACATCCTATACGTTGATGAGCCTGAGGGAATTGTAGTTGGTATATTCTGGTGCCGCCTCGTTTGAAAAACGTTAGTTAGCCAGAGTATTGGCTAGAACACAGACCGCAGCCTGTGGGGAATCTTGACAAAGAAAGGTGTGTTTTGGACAATGTTTATTCCTGTACAAGATTCCACACAGGGCTGCCACAGTCCTGGTATACTATTGGCTTCCCATCCAACCATCATCTGAAGGGAAAGCTTGATTCATTGGACCAGGACTAAGTATTGTGATTGACTTCTAGCAATCAGCTATGTGGAGACAGATAAACTCTTGTATGCATTTCTTATATTGCTGTTCTGTGGAGCTGCTGGTGGGGTATTGACCTGGCTGGCCGAACGGTCCCTCTGACTCCCGCATCTCCTCATTCATCTTGGCCAG contains these protein-coding regions:
- the LOC118360755 gene encoding uncharacterized protein LOC118360755 isoform X1, producing MKSLTSVIKDLYRICSFCLSSCCTVLSRLCRAHAQMVALEMSRRFSISHNINNKAHHSKDLFTFLLEEDHVRSLPSMAAQTENGFLHLKQYLKEMSSMRQAVNTGRPLVICLRDQDRLPPLPKKTSPRSTNDKIAADIECTMSIKQHAPAEEEILRAGNIIFYVLYRRIKFRRDEHIIEKLQWIYKILCGLTNMRNRDLKTLLPLASGYVNIIMKDTDKTNVLLKNSQRCLIPFAPEDMNINPDLWESFINHQDQGSKISTDFHGNTGTIIVFNVFCFCFSEPKSPSAKFAGCKPVQLGLRRKAGLKEVENETGDLPPWLNLLLDENTTYEKDPQKPKNRHDMLERVRTKFIEIQRSMNNQMETDMFEKKIHREERMRTLLDALMASRKETSLPMLLSSLKHELREPKSALLFWYEILKSDVSELSDDRDFEYRTILQKIGQFHNFSHKKLPYSKEKFCLLVLSLPSNQLLQPAMQDALMFLTENVFQLLPRQLKHWYQYLKLPFYDAS
- the LOC118360755 gene encoding uncharacterized protein LOC118360755 isoform X7; the encoded protein is MKSLTSVIKDLYRICSFCLSSCCTVLSRLCRAHAQMVALEMSRRFSISHNINNKAHHSKDLFTFLLEEDHVRSLPSMAAQTENGFLHLKQYLKEMSSMRQAVNTGRPLVICLRDQDRLPPLPKKTSPRSTNDKIAADIECTMSIKQHAPAEEEILRAGNIIFYVLYRRIKFRRDEHIIEKLQWIYKILCGLTNMRNRDLKTLLPLASGYVNIIMKDTDKTNVLLKNSQRCLIPFAPEDMNINPDLWESFINHQDQEPKSPSAKFAGCKPVQLGLRRKAGLKEVENETGDLPPWLNLLLDENTTYEKDPQKPKNRHDMLERVRTKFIEIQRSMNNQMETDMFEKKIHREERMRTLLDALMASRKETSLPMLLSSLKHELREPKSALLFWYEILKSDVSELSDDRDFEYRTILQKIGQFHNFSHKKLPYSKEKFCLLVLSLPSNQLLQPAMQDALMFLTENVFQLLPRQLKHWYQYLKLPFYDAS
- the LOC118360755 gene encoding uncharacterized protein LOC118360755 isoform X4, whose product is MKSLTSVIKDLYRICSFCLSSCCTVLSRLCRAHAQMVALEMSRRFSISHNINNKAHHSKDLFTFLLEEDHVRSLPSMAAQTENGFLHLKQYLKEMSSMRQAVNTGRPLVICLRDQDRLPPLPKKTSPRSTNDKIAADIECTMSIKQHAPAEEEILRRIKFRRDEHIIEKLQWIYKILCGLTNMRNRDLKTLLPLASGYVNIIMKDTDKTNVLLKNSQRCLIPFAPEDMNINPDLWESFINHQDQGSKISTDFHGNTGTIIVFNVFCFCFSEPKSPSAKFAGCKPVQLGLRRKAGLKEVENETGDLPPWLNLLLDENTTYEKDPQKPKNRHDMLERVRTKFIEIQRSMNNQMETDMFEKKIHREERMRTLLDALMASRKETSLPMLLSSLKHELREPKSALLFWYEILKSDVSELSDDRDFEYRTILQKIGQFHNFSHKKLPYSKEKFCLLVLSLPSNQLLQPAMQDALMFLTENVFQLLPRQLKHWYQYLKLPFYDAS
- the LOC118360755 gene encoding uncharacterized protein LOC118360755 isoform X3; its protein translation is MKSLTSVIKDLYRICSFCLSSCCTVLSRLCRAHAQMVALEMSRRFSISHNINNKAHHSKDLFTFLLEEDHVRSLPSMAAQTENGFLHLKQYLKEMSSMRQAVNTGRPLDRLPPLPKKTSPRSTNDKIAADIECTMSIKQHAPAEEEILRAGNIIFYVLYRRIKFRRDEHIIEKLQWIYKILCGLTNMRNRDLKTLLPLASGYVNIIMKDTDKTNVLLKNSQRCLIPFAPEDMNINPDLWESFINHQDQGSKISTDFHGNTGTIIVFNVFCFCFSEPKSPSAKFAGCKPVQLGLRRKAGLKEVENETGDLPPWLNLLLDENTTYEKDPQKPKNRHDMLERVRTKFIEIQRSMNNQMETDMFEKKIHREERMRTLLDALMASRKETSLPMLLSSLKHELREPKSALLFWYEILKSDVSELSDDRDFEYRTILQKIGQFHNFSHKKLPYSKEKFCLLVLSLPSNQLLQPAMQDALMFLTENVFQLLPRQLKHWYQYLKLPFYDAS
- the LOC118360755 gene encoding uncharacterized protein LOC118360755 isoform X6, with protein sequence MKSLTSVIKDLYRICSFCLSSCCTVLSRLCRAHAQMVALEMSRRFSISHNINNKAHHSKDLFTFLLEEDHVRSLPSMAAQTENGFLHLKQYLKEMSSMRQAVNTGRPLDRLPPLPKKTSPRSTNDKIAADIECTMSIKQHAPAEEEILRRIKFRRDEHIIEKLQWIYKILCGLTNMRNRDLKTLLPLASGYVNIIMKDTDKTNVLLKNSQRCLIPFAPEDMNINPDLWESFINHQDQGSKISTDFHGNTGTIIVFNVFCFCFSEPKSPSAKFAGCKPVQLGLRRKAGLKEVENETGDLPPWLNLLLDENTTYEKDPQKPKNRHDMLERVRTKFIEIQRSMNNQMETDMFEKKIHREERMRTLLDALMASRKETSLPMLLSSLKHELREPKSALLFWYEILKSDVSELSDDRDFEYRTILQKIGQFHNFSHKKLPYSKEKFCLLVLSLPSNQLLQPAMQDALMFLTENVFQLLPRQLKHWYQYLKLPFYDAS
- the LOC118360755 gene encoding uncharacterized protein LOC118360755 isoform X5; this encodes MKSLTSVIKDLYRICSFCLSSCCTVLSRLCRAHAQMVALEMSRRFSISHNINNKAHHSKDLFTFLLEEDHVRSLPSMAAQTENGFLHLKQYLKEMSSMRQAVNTGRPLVICLRDQDRLPPLPKKTSPRSTNDKIAADIECTMSIKQHAPAEEEILRAGNIIFYVLYRRIKFRRDEHIIEKLQWIYKILCGLTNMRNRDLKTLLPLASGYVNIIMKDTDKTNVLLKNSQRCLIPFAPEDMNINPDLWESFINHQDQGSKISTDFHGNTGTIIVFNVFCFCFSEPKSPSAKFAGCKPVQLGLRRKAGLKEVENETGDLPPWLNLLLDENTTYEKDPQKPKNRHDMLERVRTKFIEIQRSMNNQMETDMFEKKIHREERMRTLLDALMASRKETSLPMLLSSLKHELREPKSALLFWYEILKSDVSELSDDRDFEYRTILQKIGQFHNFSHKKLPYSKLLQPAMQDALMFLTENVFQLLPRQLKHWYQYLKLPFYDAS
- the LOC118360755 gene encoding uncharacterized protein LOC118360755 isoform X2; this encodes MKSLTSVIKDLYRICSFCLSSCCTVLSRLCRAHAQMVALEMSRRFSISHNINNKAHHSKEEDHVRSLPSMAAQTENGFLHLKQYLKEMSSMRQAVNTGRPLVICLRDQDRLPPLPKKTSPRSTNDKIAADIECTMSIKQHAPAEEEILRAGNIIFYVLYRRIKFRRDEHIIEKLQWIYKILCGLTNMRNRDLKTLLPLASGYVNIIMKDTDKTNVLLKNSQRCLIPFAPEDMNINPDLWESFINHQDQGSKISTDFHGNTGTIIVFNVFCFCFSEPKSPSAKFAGCKPVQLGLRRKAGLKEVENETGDLPPWLNLLLDENTTYEKDPQKPKNRHDMLERVRTKFIEIQRSMNNQMETDMFEKKIHREERMRTLLDALMASRKETSLPMLLSSLKHELREPKSALLFWYEILKSDVSELSDDRDFEYRTILQKIGQFHNFSHKKLPYSKEKFCLLVLSLPSNQLLQPAMQDALMFLTENVFQLLPRQLKHWYQYLKLPFYDAS